The Polyangium mundeleinium genome contains the following window.
CGCGAGCGAGGTGACCGTGAGAATTCGCCCGCGGACCTCGACGAGATCGAGCGGGAAGAGATAGCGGCCCGGCGGGAACGGCGCGCCCTCGTCCTTCGATCGCCGGAAGGAGACGTGCACGATCACGGCGAGCGCGAGCAGCGATGCCGCGAGGACGTGGCCGAGCACGAACGCGCGCGGCTGCACGGCGAAGCGGCCTTCGAGGTCGCCGAAGTGCATGAACCAGAGCACGAGCCAAACGAACGCAGCGGCGATCCCCGCGCCGAGCCAGAAGCGCCGCGAGCCCGGGATCGCGCCTGTCACGTCCTCCTCGGCGCGCAAGAGCGGCGCGGGCATGCCCCCATCTGCGAGCGCGCGGACGAGCCGTTCTCGCACGATGTCCGGAAGCCGGTCGAAATCGAGGACGCGAACGATACGCGGCTCGGCGCCAGAGGAGCGGTAGTGATTGGGTGCGCCCATGGATCCGGGGAGAAATGCAATCACGTTCTCGCTTGACGCGCCACGGAAAATCCGCTAGTCGTGGATCCTGGCGGGCCGCTCGGGCTCCTTCGGCCTCCTTTTCGTCCGCCACATCGCGCCGTTCGCAGCGGTCCACAGGCTCGGTTTCGAGCTTGGCCGGATACGTGCGCGCGGTGTCCGGAGGACGTCGTGGAACGCAAGCTCGTATCGATTCAGGTGGTGGAGAGCCTCGCGCCGATCGAAGGCGCGGATCAAATTGAACAGGCCCGGGTGATGGGCTGGACCGTGGTCGTCAAGAAAGGGGAGTTTCGCCCCGGCGACCGCTGCGTGTTCTTCGAAATCGACAGCGTGCTCCCTTCGAGCGCGCCGTGGGCGGAGTTCATGCGGTCACGCGGGTTCCGCGTGCGGACCATCAAGCTCCGGGGCGTGCTCTCGCAGGGTCTTGCATTGCCGACTGCGATCCTCGACGGCGAGGTCCCGGAGGTCGGGACGGACGTGCGGGATCGGCTCGGCGTCACCAAATACGAGGCCATCTTGCCGGACGCGCGCGAGGTCGCCGGTGGGTTTCCGGCGCTCGTGCCGAAGACGGACGAGATCCGTCTGCAATCGGCGCTCGGCGTGCTCGACGAGATGCGCGGCCAGGCGTTTTACGTCTCGACGAAGCTCGACGGCTCGTCCGCCACGTTCTTCCGCGCGCCCGAAGGCGAGTTTTTCGCGTGCTCACGCAACTGGGCCCTCGCGCCCGGCCCGAATCCGATCTGGAGGGCGGCGGAGCGATACGATCTTGCCAAGCGTCTCCCCCCGGGTATCGCGGTGCAGGGCGAGCTTTGCGGCCCGGGCATTCAAAAGAACCGGCTCGGGCTCTCGGAGGTCGACGTCTTCATGTTCGGCGTGTACGACACGCGCGCGGGCCGTTACCTCGATTTCGCCGATTTCATCGGCTTCTGCAAGGAGTACGGCCTGCGCACCGTGCCCATCGAGCGCGAGGTCCGCGGCGACGAGGCGCTGCACTTCGAGCACACGCTCGATCGCTGGCTCGAAGCGGCGCGAGGCATTTATCCCGGGACGAAAAACCGCAAGGAAGGCATCGTGATCCGTCCCCTCGTCGAGGCGCGCTCCGCGACGCTCGGCGGCCGGCTCTCGTTCAAGGTGATCAACAACGACTTTTTGCTGAAAGACGAGGACTGAACGTCAGGAGACGAGGCGGATCCCCACGGGCAAACCTTCTCCGTAAAACGCCGCCCGGTCCGCCTCCTCCACCGCGACGACCTCCCGCACGGCCCGCACCCATTCCTCGCGCGCGCCCGAGGCGACGAGCTTCCGCTCGACATCACGCCGCACCCGCTCCGAGACGTCACGCGCGCGGTCGCCCGTGAGCCGTGCCATGTCCATCGCCGCCCGTGGCGCCGTGGGCATCTCGGCCCATTTCTCCCGCAAGAGGTGGTCGAGCCAGCGCTCGGCCACGTTCGGCGCAAGGACGTGGTGCGCGCTCGCATAGGCGGGCACACGCGCACCAATCCGCCCGATCGCCGCCCAGTTCCGCGGATCACGGTCGGTCCAGGTCCGTTCGAGCAAATACCCGCCGAGCTCGGTGCGCCGCGCCGGCGGCACGCGCTCCAAGGACGAAGCGAGGTCCACGACGTCCGCGTCGGGCTCGGCGCGAATGCCCTTGGGCTTCTTCAATCGTTTCTCCGACGGCGCGAGGAAGGGATCGACGAGGTCCCGGATCGCCACCTGCGCCGCCTCTTCGAGCCCGCCCGCGATGCGACGCCAGGCGATCCAGAAATGCTGCCACGTCCGCGCCTCCTGCGCGAACACCACGCGCTCGTGAAACAACGAAAAGAGATTCGCCGCGCGCTCCTCGTCGAGCGCATGGCCGAAGCCGGGCCGGAGCGTATACCCCGCGAGTTGCCAGAAGACCCGCTCGTGATCGGCCGAGCGCCGCCGGCCCTTGTGCCCCGGCCAGAGCACGTCGAAAAGCGCGCGGTTCGTCTCGGCCGTCCACGTGGGCCGCTCGCCGAGGATCCGTTCGAGCTCGCGCACGAGATCCTTCACCTCGCGCGGCGTGACGTCCGCCCGCCCCTTGCCATAGATGCGTGAAATGGCCTCGCGCGCGTCCTCGAGCCGTTTGCCGCCGGCCGTCACACCCGGCCGCATCGTTTTGCCCGAAGAAACGCCGCCCTCGGTCTCGACCGCGGTGTCGGGGCTCGTCTCGCGCAGATCCCACGTCAATCGGAAGCGGCGGCCGGCCTCGGCGGCGACTTCGACACATGCGAGCTCCAGCGTGCCGATCGCGCTGAGCTCGCCCGCGAGCGAGACGGTCACCTCGCCGGGACGCGCGCCCGGTTCGAAGGCCGAGGAGACGGGCGGCAACGCGGAGAACCGCTCGATGTCCGGCGTGACGACCGTGCCCGGCAGGTCGAGCGCCTCGTCGGAGGCATACAGGGGAAATCGGACCGGGCGGCCCACCGTGAGTGAAAACGTTCGTCCGGGCACGTCGTAACGAATGCCCTCACGCGCGCCACGCGGCACCACACAGACGGCCTGTCGCTGCCCGGAGGGCCCCGCCGACAAGCCGAGGTAATACCCGCGCGCCGCGCCGCCCCCGATCCGCACGCCCCGGCCGAGGAGAGACAAGCCATACACGACGGCGCCGCGCGCGACGGCGAGATCGGGATGCGGATGCGGCAGGATCTCCGGGCGAACGGCGTTCCACGCTCCGATCGCATCGGCGAGTCGATCGACGATCTGCTTGGCTCGAAAAACACCGCCGTTCAGAAGCAACGCGTGGGGCGCGGGCGCGCCGGGCGCGTGACGGGCGAAGAAATGGGCGACGTGGCGGGTGATGGCGACGTCCCGCTCGTAGGGCAGGCCAAACGCGACGAGCGCGCTGCCGCCGCGGCGCGGGCGATCGGCGAGGGTGGCCGGCGGCAAAAAGCCGTCGAGCACGACCCGCTCGGCCTCCTCGCGGGAGAGGCGCGTGGAGAGCGCGGAGCCGATGAGGCGCGCGCCCTTTCCGAGCACCGTGACTGCAACGTCACTCGGCGGATCGTCGCCGAGGAGCCGCTCCTTGGCGGCGCGGCAAGCGAGCACGAGCTGACCAAAGCGCGCCGGGGGCAATCGGTCCGGCGCTTCGATGAGGCGGCTCTCGCAGAGGTGCGCGAGCGCGAGATCCATGTTGTCGCCGCCGAGAAGCAGATGTTTTCCCACGGCGACACGCTCGACTTCGGTGGACCCGCGTTGTTCGCCTGGACGAACTCTTATCAAGGACAGATCCGTCGTCCCGCCGCCGACATCACAAACGAGGACGAGCGCCTCGCCGCCGCTCCGCCGGCAGAGCGCCGCGAGCTCGCCCTCGCCGGCCCGGGACATGTAATCGTAAAAGGCCGCCTGCGGCTCTTCGAGCAGCCGCACGTCGAATCCGGCGCGCCGCGCGGCCTCGACCGTGAGCTCGCGCGCGTCCTCGTCGAACGACGCGGGCACGGTCAAGACGACGTCCTGCGCTTCGAGTGGATACGCGAGGAACGCTTCGTTCCACGCGCGCTTGACGTGCAAGAGCAATCGCGCGGCCGCGTCGACGGGCGAGAGGCGCGGCAGGTCCTCGGCGTCCTCGCCCGCGCCCCACGGCAAAATGGGCGCGGTTCGATCCACGGCCGCGTGCGCGAGCCAGCTCTTCGACGAGGCGACGAGCCTGCCCGCGACCTCGCCCCCGCGCCGCCGCGCGTGCACGCCGAGCACCCAGGGCGTATCGCCGAACGGATCGGGCAGCGCCTCGCCCGGAATGGGCGCATAAAGAAACGACGGAAAGAGCGGCTGGGGCTCGATCTCGCCGGCGCTCACGAGCTGGGGGATCGGAAAGACCTCGGGCGGCCGGCTGCTCGCCGGGTCGGCCCAGGCGACCACGGTATGCGTCGTGCCGAGATCGATCCCGACAATGCGGCGCGCGCTCATGAAAAAACTCCTAGCCTTCCACGGCGACCTCGCCGCCGTGCGCGCGTACGCCGAGCTCCACCTTCCACTTTTCCCCCGACTTTTGCGGCTCGATCGGCACGGCCTCGACGAGCAACGTCCCGACCTCGGTGATGCTCGATCGCAGCCGCACGGGCACGACGTCGCCCTCGCGACGCCCGTCCGCCGGCAAGGTCACTTCAATAGGCGCAAGCTCGTCGAGCTCGCCCTCGCCCCACGATTCCAGCTCGACTCCAGCCGCGTCGTCCCGACGAACCGACGAGCCGAAGAACCGGAATCGCACGGGCTCGCCGACCACGACGCCGAGCTCCT
Protein-coding sequences here:
- a CDS encoding RNA ligase (ATP); this encodes MERKLVSIQVVESLAPIEGADQIEQARVMGWTVVVKKGEFRPGDRCVFFEIDSVLPSSAPWAEFMRSRGFRVRTIKLRGVLSQGLALPTAILDGEVPEVGTDVRDRLGVTKYEAILPDAREVAGGFPALVPKTDEIRLQSALGVLDEMRGQAFYVSTKLDGSSATFFRAPEGEFFACSRNWALAPGPNPIWRAAERYDLAKRLPPGIAVQGELCGPGIQKNRLGLSEVDVFMFGVYDTRAGRYLDFADFIGFCKEYGLRTVPIEREVRGDEALHFEHTLDRWLEAARGIYPGTKNRKEGIVIRPLVEARSATLGGRLSFKVINNDFLLKDED
- a CDS encoding hsp70 family protein, which gives rise to MSARRIVGIDLGTTHTVVAWADPASSRPPEVFPIPQLVSAGEIEPQPLFPSFLYAPIPGEALPDPFGDTPWVLGVHARRRGGEVAGRLVASSKSWLAHAAVDRTAPILPWGAGEDAEDLPRLSPVDAAARLLLHVKRAWNEAFLAYPLEAQDVVLTVPASFDEDARELTVEAARRAGFDVRLLEEPQAAFYDYMSRAGEGELAALCRRSGGEALVLVCDVGGGTTDLSLIRVRPGEQRGSTEVERVAVGKHLLLGGDNMDLALAHLCESRLIEAPDRLPPARFGQLVLACRAAKERLLGDDPPSDVAVTVLGKGARLIGSALSTRLSREEAERVVLDGFLPPATLADRPRRGGSALVAFGLPYERDVAITRHVAHFFARHAPGAPAPHALLLNGGVFRAKQIVDRLADAIGAWNAVRPEILPHPHPDLAVARGAVVYGLSLLGRGVRIGGGAARGYYLGLSAGPSGQRQAVCVVPRGAREGIRYDVPGRTFSLTVGRPVRFPLYASDEALDLPGTVVTPDIERFSALPPVSSAFEPGARPGEVTVSLAGELSAIGTLELACVEVAAEAGRRFRLTWDLRETSPDTAVETEGGVSSGKTMRPGVTAGGKRLEDAREAISRIYGKGRADVTPREVKDLVRELERILGERPTWTAETNRALFDVLWPGHKGRRRSADHERVFWQLAGYTLRPGFGHALDEERAANLFSLFHERVVFAQEARTWQHFWIAWRRIAGGLEEAAQVAIRDLVDPFLAPSEKRLKKPKGIRAEPDADVVDLASSLERVPPARRTELGGYLLERTWTDRDPRNWAAIGRIGARVPAYASAHHVLAPNVAERWLDHLLREKWAEMPTAPRAAMDMARLTGDRARDVSERVRRDVERKLVASGAREEWVRAVREVVAVEEADRAAFYGEGLPVGIRLVS